The Ranitomeya variabilis isolate aRanVar5 chromosome 7, aRanVar5.hap1, whole genome shotgun sequence genome includes a window with the following:
- the FBRS gene encoding putative fibrosin-1 has product MEAPPHIPRSRPGPRLPRRRSKARRDRQRGPSPANSLSSSPEPAVLPRPQRKKKRRKRGDESGALREEDLIDGFCISSYGSLEAMQRDVSMDSAPLEEPYRNRPPGKRKRSDGSSEDPGATENPPAEPAHKGLKRHCCGVGPVPARLSAPGCDAATAQDCLRCGLDAGYICDAESSSEEQLRSDDPAVSFTISTSTASPPFSGARLKLTVLSQISGLGRSCEKSQEPEVEFVSPARPPTPVAISQDLPGASPKVEPVPVQPTPPPSPSVAPRPRSSSRTAVPKQSPAPAPLPPRRATTPSVCLPVHAAPSTSPSVARPPSHHHMSLFSPAPALPPAPALPPPPPLLQVSGHPPAALLSEHNLIGQETGSRFLAAPGSPAEIGAAVRPLYQFHQHNHQHTHQHTHQHFTPYPHNYEKYPGKIESLYRQNQSSFFPPFSPVITALPPVLPPSISFGSLQGAFQPKSTSAELASRCSVPTPLPHKAPQMTEQFKPRRSGRWCAMHVRVAYMILRHQERMKLAHGNHHKPELRSDLLCLNSGLGPPPSTHELARSSSLMTGAHTPAQFQVAPSASFLSQSAPADPFLRAPGLSALASLTNGAFGGLGNPSFNSSTLFNQKEAPAAHGYHSPHEHWSRLHRTPTPFPPLPSQVCGKVVDMEPHGTHIKDEKDRDLLYSRLTPRVSPLSATRLPGNEEHSSARTLSPYIAIRPGSSSDTKPRLTPEHPTKVKVKEEPELLTFEVVRSPLSGLHLPHPSPPFERLRGAFLGEQYPNALEGWRDVYRRADPPPLRLPPTPPQRLYEQREERAHILREDFERARVYGLPFHVTMPPAAPSMLSAQYHHPGTGLLTKTPPINLLSAPPPLISTSRPGSPPRRDLLFKDRDCR; this is encoded by the exons AGAGACGTCTCCATGGATTCTGCCCCACTGGAGGAACCGTACAGAAATAGACCCCCAGGAAAGAGAAAGAGGAGTGATGGCAGCTCTGAGGACCCTGGAGCAACCGAGAATCCTCCTGCTGAGCCGGCCCACAAGGGTCTG AAGCGGCACTGCTGTGGAGTTGGCCCTGTTCCCGCTCGGCTCTCCGCTCCGGGATGTGACGCCGCCACCGCACAG GATTGCTTGCGCTGCGGCCTGGATGCTGGATACATA TGCGATGCTGAGAGCAGCTCCGAGGAGCAG CTTCGCAGTGATGACCCGGCCGTGTCCTTCACTATTTCTACAAGTACAG CTTCACCTCCCTTTTCTGGAGCTCGGCTAAAGTTGACAGTTCTTTCCCAAATTTCTGGTTTGGGGAGAAGTTGTGAGAAGAGCCAGGAGCCGGAGGTTGAGTTTGTTTCACCCGCACGACCTCCTACACCTGTCGCCATATCTCAGGATCTACCCGGTGCATCCCCCAAAGTGGAGCCTGTGCCCGTCCAACCGACGCCACCACCGTCTCCAAGTGTGGCGCCCCGGCCTAGGAG TTCCAGCAGGACCGCTGTCCCCAAACAGTCGCCTGCTCCAGCCCCACTCCCACCTCGGAGAGCTACCACTCCATCCGTTTGTCTTCCAGTCCACGCGGCCCCTTCCACCTCCCCCTCTGTTGCCCGTCCTCCTTCCCATCACCACATGAGCCTGTTTTCCCCGGCTCCAGCCCTTCCTCCGGCTCCAGCCCTTCCTCCGCCACCCCCTCTTCTGCAGGTCTCTGGTCATCCTCCTGCGGCCCTGCTATCCG AGCATAACCTTATTGGACAAGAAACGGGATCGCGATTCCTGGCGGCTCCCGGGAGCCCAGCTGAGATCGGTGCTGCAGTCAGACCCTTGTACCAGTTCCACCAGCACAACCATCAGCACACTCACCAGCACACACACCAGCACTTCACACCCTATCCCCACAAC TATGAGAAATATCCGGGTAAAATAGAAAGTCTGTACAGGCAGAACCAGAGCTCT ttttTTCCTCCTTTCTCTCCGGTAATTACTGCACTACCCCCAGTTCTACCTCCTAGCATCTCGTTTGGATCTCTGCAGGGAGCATTTCAGCCCAAG AGCACAAGTGCGGAGCTGGCCTCACGATGCTCTGTGCCTACACCACTGCCCCACAAAGCTCCGCAG ATGACTGAACAATTCAAACCAAGG AGGTCGGGGCGCTGGTGCGCTATGCATGTGCGTGTGGCATATATGATCCTGCGCCATCAGGAGAGAATGAAG CTCGCACATGGAAATCATCACAAGCCTGAATTACGTAGTGACCTCCTCTGCCTGAACTCCGGACTTGGTCCTCCGCCCTCTACGCATGAACTTGCCCGATCCTCCTCTCTGATGACTG GTGCTCACACCCCTGCGCAGTTCCAGGTTGCTCCTTCAGCCTCATTTCTGTCACAGTCTGCACCCGCTG ATCCTTTCTTAAGAGCTCCCGGATTATCTGCGCTCGCCTCCTTGACAAATGGTGCTTTCGGTGGACTGGGTAACCCCTCTTTCA ATTCTTCAACGCTATTTAACCAGAAGGAAGCCCCTGCGGCTCACGGCTACCACAGCCCCCATGAGCATTGGAGCCGGCTGCACCGCACTCCAACACCCTTCCCTCCACTTCCCTCTCAGGTCTGTGGCAAGGTTGTGGACATGGAGCCACATGGCACACATATAAAAGATGAGAAGGACCG ggatcttCTATATTCCCGCTTGACACCTCGGGTCTCGCCTCTTAGTGCCACACGGTTGCCTGGCAATGAGGAGCATAGTTCGGCTCGTACTCTGTCTCCTTATATTGCGATTCGGCCAGGAAGCAGCTCCGACACCAAGCCTCGCCTGACACCAGAGCACCCTACTAAAGTGAAAGTTAAGGAGGAGCCAGAGCTACTTACTTTTGAAGTAGTGCGCTCCCCCCTGTCTGGACTTCATTTGCCTCATCCATCTCCCCCTTTTGAACGGCTTCGTGGGGCTTTTCTGGGAGAGCAGTACCCTAATGCACTGGAAGGCTGGAGAGATGTGTACCGTAGAGCGGATCCACCTCCCCTTCGCCTTCCTCCTACACCTCCGCAACGCCTGTATGAGCAGCGAGAAGAGCGGGCACATATTCTGCGGGAAGACTTTGAACGGGCGCGTGTTTATGGTCTGCCTTTTCATGTCACCATGCCGCCTGCTGCTCCATCCATGTTGAGTGCGCAGTACCACCACCCTGGGACTGGACTTCTCACCAAAACCCCTCCGATCAACCTCCTAAGTGCACCTCCTCCCTTAATCTCTACATCACGGCCAGGATCTCCTCCCCGTAGAGACCTCCTTTTCAAAGACAGAGACTGTAGATAG